CTCTCCAAGGACGAAAAAATGAAGGAGATAGAAATTGAGCCATATTACCAGAGATACGTGAGCGTTGTCTGGAGAGGAACGCCCCTAAAGGCTGCATTAAAGGCACTGCTACTTTCAAACTCCATGGCTTTGCCCGTGATAGATGATGAAGGGAACCTTATAGGCATCATCGATGAGACAGACCTCCTCAAAGACAGCGAGATCGTGAGGGTTATGAGAAGTGCAGACTTAGCAGCTTCCAGCGAGGAGGAATGGATATTGGAGAGCCATCCGGTGCTTCTCTTTGAGAAGGCAGAACTTCAGATTCCCAAAAAGCCAGTGGAAGAAATTATGACAACCGAACTAAAACTTGCCACCCCTCATATGAGTGTTTATGAAGTGGCAAACATAATGACAGAGGAACACATAGAGCAGCTACCCGTTGTCAAAGGGGGAGGAGAAATAATAGGATTGATTAGGGACATTGACCTCATAAGGGCAATAATAGTGAAAAAGGTATGAAGGAAATTTCCCTTTCTCTTATCGGTTTTGGAAACGTGGGAAAAGGCGTTGCCGAGGTAATCCTCAATAAACGTCAGTATTTCAAAGAGAAATACAACCTTGAGATCAAGGTGGTGAGCATTACCGATTCTACCGCCACAATATGGAATCCCAACGGGATAGACCTAAAAGAGGCTTTGGAAACTAAGAAAAGCTTTGGTTCGCTTAAATTCTGGGGAGATGAGTATGAGGTTTATGAGTTGGGGGCTTCTGAGGTGGTTGAAGAAGTCGACAGCGACGTGGTGGTTGACGTTACCAACGATAAAAATGCAGCAAAATGG
The Thermococcus sp. 2319x1 DNA segment above includes these coding regions:
- a CDS encoding CBS domain-containing protein — protein: MKVKSLMTPDPVVIELPATRSYALDLFKKHKFRSFPVVKKGTKELVGIVSIKSVLLHPDEDQLAMLVKRDVPTVHPDDALKKAAKLMLEYDYRRVVVVDDQNRVVGILTVGDIIRRYLSKDEKMKEIEIEPYYQRYVSVVWRGTPLKAALKALLLSNSMALPVIDDEGNLIGIIDETDLLKDSEIVRVMRSADLAASSEEEWILESHPVLLFEKAELQIPKKPVEEIMTTELKLATPHMSVYEVANIMTEEHIEQLPVVKGGGEIIGLIRDIDLIRAIIVKKV